A single window of Neisseria chenwenguii DNA harbors:
- a CDS encoding nitroreductase, giving the protein MLDFSTTAQTRKSIREYLPEPLSRAELDAVLQDALRAPSAVNAQPWVLHIVSSDALRRLSEKLVAKFRSGDVKADFIYDQHAFTGVYEDRMRDSYQRLYEAFDILREDKAGRKSFAEENARFYGAPHAAFFFMPDITDNVFTALDVGMLVQNFMLALTARGFGSVPQIALTYSPDVVRAELGVPDNYKLVLGVSFGRPKPDSAANTYVQPRAPQSETVVFHE; this is encoded by the coding sequence ATGCTGGATTTCTCGACTACCGCGCAAACACGCAAATCCATCCGCGAATATCTGCCCGAGCCGTTGAGTCGGGCGGAATTGGACGCGGTATTGCAGGATGCCCTGCGTGCGCCGTCCGCCGTCAATGCCCAGCCTTGGGTGCTGCATATTGTTTCAAGCGATGCGTTGCGCCGCCTGTCGGAGAAATTGGTCGCCAAATTCCGCAGCGGCGATGTGAAAGCCGATTTTATTTATGACCAGCACGCATTCACCGGAGTTTACGAAGACCGTATGCGCGATTCGTATCAGCGTTTGTATGAGGCTTTCGACATTCTGCGCGAAGATAAGGCCGGGCGTAAAAGTTTTGCCGAAGAAAACGCACGTTTTTACGGTGCGCCGCACGCCGCCTTTTTCTTTATGCCCGATATTACCGACAACGTGTTCACCGCATTGGATGTCGGTATGCTGGTGCAGAATTTTATGCTGGCACTGACGGCGCGGGGATTCGGCAGCGTGCCGCAAATCGCTTTGACATACAGCCCCGATGTCGTGCGTGCGGAACTGGGTGTGCCCGATAATTACAAATTGGTATTGGGCGTATCGTTCGGCAGACCCAAGCCCGATTCCGCCGCCAATACCTACGTCCAGCCGCGCGCACCGCAAAGCGAAACCGTTGTTTTCCACGAATAA
- a CDS encoding glutathione S-transferase family protein, protein MIKLHYLNNSCSHRIAWLLEELGVGYDVAVYQRLPETGLAPDELKAQHPLGKAPVLEDGNLKLAEGNAMILHLLDRYDPDQHFTPPSQTDDYSNYVYWLSIAASMFSANLLGMMSQKFDFGAYADYAKGQVALYFNHVEQNLQGKTWLIGEQLTGADFAMIFPLQWGINQLNPADYPNIVRYIQQVESRPAYRRVAEKTGCELNLKQF, encoded by the coding sequence ATGATTAAATTGCATTATCTCAATAATTCCTGCTCGCACCGCATTGCGTGGCTGCTGGAAGAACTCGGTGTCGGTTACGACGTAGCCGTTTATCAGCGGCTGCCCGAAACCGGGCTTGCCCCCGATGAATTGAAAGCGCAGCACCCTTTGGGCAAAGCCCCCGTATTGGAAGACGGCAATCTGAAACTGGCGGAAGGCAACGCCATGATTCTGCACCTGCTCGACCGATACGATCCCGACCAGCATTTTACGCCGCCGTCGCAAACCGATGATTATTCAAATTATGTTTACTGGCTGAGCATTGCCGCTTCCATGTTCTCCGCCAATCTCTTGGGCATGATGTCGCAAAAATTCGATTTCGGCGCATACGCGGATTACGCCAAAGGCCAAGTCGCCCTGTATTTCAACCATGTCGAACAAAACCTGCAAGGCAAAACCTGGCTTATCGGCGAACAGCTCACCGGCGCGGATTTCGCCATGATTTTCCCCCTGCAATGGGGCATCAACCAGCTCAATCCTGCCGATTACCCCAACATCGTGCGCTACATTCAGCAAGTCGAAAGCCGCCCCGCTTACCGGCGCGTTGCCGAAAAAACAGGCTGCGAATTAAATTTGAAACAGTTTTAA
- a CDS encoding organic hydroperoxide resistance protein has translation MKIFYQTSATATGGRDGRTQVDDGSIGFDLVGFQNESGKTGTNPEQLFAMGYAACFDSAMNHVAPSLGIKPSKSSTTVGVGIGQKPDGAFALDLDITITVEGISEDDAKKLITKAHEVCPYSNATRGNVDVRLHVNVVKTFDL, from the coding sequence ATGAAAATTTTCTACCAAACCTCAGCAACAGCAACAGGCGGCCGCGACGGGCGTACCCAAGTGGACGACGGTTCCATCGGCTTCGATTTGGTCGGCTTCCAAAACGAAAGTGGCAAAACCGGCACCAACCCCGAACAGCTTTTCGCCATGGGCTACGCCGCCTGCTTCGACAGCGCGATGAACCACGTTGCCCCGTCTTTGGGCATCAAGCCGAGCAAATCCAGCACTACCGTCGGCGTGGGCATCGGCCAGAAACCCGACGGCGCATTCGCTCTGGATCTGGACATCACCATCACCGTGGAAGGCATCAGCGAAGACGACGCGAAAAAGCTGATTACCAAAGCCCACGAAGTCTGCCCGTATTCCAACGCCACCCGCGGCAACGTGGACGTGCGCTTGCATGTAAATGTAGTAAAAACATTTGATTTGTAA
- a CDS encoding glutathione S-transferase family protein produces MKQSRSQRIAWLLEALNMPYEVQNFDRDPVSKLAPQALRDIHPLGKSPLIKDGDTVIAESGAITEYLLTRYGNGKLRPAPDSNDYAGYLQWVHYAEGSAMGAFLIQFLGSSESSKPFCNAQFDLHINYIESSLKNKTWFLGDELSGADMMMSFPLQFALTLVPKGQFPNIERFVSQVENHADYRKACERIGELELGKSS; encoded by the coding sequence CTGAAACAATCCCGCTCGCAGCGCATCGCATGGCTGTTGGAAGCCTTGAATATGCCTTACGAAGTGCAAAACTTTGACCGCGACCCGGTCAGCAAACTGGCACCGCAGGCGTTGCGCGACATTCATCCGCTCGGAAAATCGCCGCTGATTAAAGATGGCGACACCGTTATTGCAGAAAGCGGTGCGATTACAGAATACCTGTTAACCCGCTACGGCAACGGCAAATTACGCCCAGCCCCAGACAGCAACGATTACGCCGGCTATCTGCAATGGGTGCACTATGCCGAAGGCTCGGCGATGGGTGCGTTTTTAATCCAATTCCTAGGTTCATCGGAAAGCAGCAAACCTTTTTGCAATGCGCAATTTGATTTGCACATCAACTATATTGAAAGCAGCCTGAAAAACAAAACATGGTTTTTAGGCGATGAATTGAGCGGTGCGGATATGATGATGTCGTTTCCGTTGCAATTTGCGCTAACGCTTGTACCCAAAGGACAATTTCCGAATATTGAACGCTTTGTGTCGCAGGTGGAAAACCATGCGGATTACCGCAAAGCTTGCGAGCGTATCGGCGAATTGGAGCTGGGCAAGTCATCGTAG